In Aphelocoma coerulescens isolate FSJ_1873_10779 chromosome 3, UR_Acoe_1.0, whole genome shotgun sequence, a single window of DNA contains:
- the LOC138107092 gene encoding zinc finger CCHC domain-containing protein 10-like, whose amino-acid sequence MRKPGLLRRKMRRCGRMETAATKGCGRHRSRSKSVTSSSSSSDSSASDSSSGSQDSSTSSEDSDSEDSSSPSSSSSSSDFDSHPSSSSSSSSDSSSEDEPPKKKK is encoded by the exons atgaggaagccaggcctgctgaggaggaagatgaggaggtgtGGGAGGATGGAGACAGCGGCCACCAAAGGCTGCGGAAGGCACAGATCCAG GTCCAAAAGTGTGAccagttccagcagcagcagcgacaGCTCAGCCAGCGACTCCTCCTCTGGCAGCCAGGACTCCTCTACCTCCTCCGAGGACAGTGACAGTGAGGAcagctcctccccctcctccagcagctcttcctCCGACTTCGACTCGCATCcgagctcctccagcagcagcagcagcgacaGCAGCTCTGAGGATGAGCCcccaaagaagaagaaatag